ATGGGGAAGGTGATGATAAAAAAGACCGCCTGACCCGGAGGAAAGGCGGCCTGTAAAAAGAAAAGGAGGTATTTGCGTTTAGAACGGGATTTCGTCGTCCATGTCTCCAAAGTCGTTGGACGGTTGATTGGAGGAGGGCATGGGGGGCGGGTTGTAGTTCTGGGCCGGGCGGGATTGTCCGTAGTTATTGGAACGGGGAGCATTCTGGTACTGCTGGCGCGGTGCTCCGCCCATATCGCCGCCTTCACCGCCGCGTGGGAAGAGCTGGATGTTTTCTCCAATCACGCGCAGCTTGGTGCGTTTCTGCCCGGAGGCCTTGTCTTCCCAGGAATCCAGTTGCAGGCGTCCTTCCACAAAGACTCCGCGGCCCTTGCTGAGATAGTTGCCGGCGACTTCCGCCTGGCGGTTCCAAAGGGTAACGTCCACGAAAGTGGTTTCTTCCTGGCGTTCGCTGTTGTCGCCTGCGTAGTAACGGTTGATGGCAAGGCGAATGTCCGTAACGGCGGTTCCTTTGGGAGTGTAGCGCAGTTCGGGATCAGCGGTAAGGTTGCCCATTAAGAAGACTTTGTTGAGATTGGCCATATAAGATGGGTGTTAACGAGGTGTATGGTATATAAGATAAGGGCCTTGCCGTTTATGGCAAGGCATGTGTTTGGTCGCTAGCAAGTATGATCCTGCACATGGTTTTGTGCAATACTAAATTACGGAATCGTCCTTCATCATGTCTCCTTTCTACATTGCATTCGTCATGGAACCGTGAAAACTTTACCTCCATGAGTTTCAGGCAACGGCGGCGAAACGGACTGTTCCGGGTTTCCTGGAGCACATGCCTGTTGCTGTCTGTGCTGGCGCACCTGTTTTTGCTGGCGGGGAGCTGTCTGGTTCCTGAAGAATGGCTGGCTTCCCCACGTCCGGCTGAAGCGGAGCGGAGGAAAGTGGCTGTAAGCGCGCGCATGGTAAAGAAAGTGGAACCTCAACTGGAGGGCCGGAAACAAGAGCCAGCGGAATATCTGCCCGCTGTCGTGAAGACCAATGAGGAGCAGGAAAGCGCCACCAGGCCGGAAGCTCCCAAATTCCAAAGCGACAGAAACACGCGGGCGGAAGGCGGCCGGAAGGATCCGGACGGCGACAGGGACATGCCCGCCCAGGATGGCGTGGAACGGGAAAACGGAGAGATTGTCCTTTTTAACCAGGAAAGGCAGGAAGGGGATTTAAGCCATGAATGGGACGGCAACAAAAATGCCTCCCCCGGAGCTTCCTCCAATGTTCCCTACCAGCCTCTGGAACCGTCCATGCCGTCTGCCGGGCATCCCGATTCCCTGGCCCGTTCTACCGTCAAAAAGGGTATTCCTGGCAAATCGGAAGAGGAAAAAACGGCCCAGCAAAACGTCCGTCATACACAGGAGAGGGCCATGCAGCTTCCCCATGCGGTAGTGTTGCCCAGACCCGGAGATTCGGAGAAGCCGGACCCGCTTGAAGAACTGGCCAGGAGCATCGCGAAAGGAGCGGACAATCCT
This region of Akkermansia muciniphila genomic DNA includes:
- a CDS encoding single-stranded DNA-binding protein, which encodes MANLNKVFLMGNLTADPELRYTPKGTAVTDIRLAINRYYAGDNSERQEETTFVDVTLWNRQAEVAGNYLSKGRGVFVEGRLQLDSWEDKASGQKRTKLRVIGENIQLFPRGGEGGDMGGAPRQQYQNAPRSNNYGQSRPAQNYNPPPMPSSNQPSNDFGDMDDEIPF